GCGTCTCGCGTGCTTTCGGATCATCATTGCTTCTTGTAGAGCCAAAGAGTGCAATTGAATATGTCGTAAAATCTGATTTTCCCTTGGAGGCAAGCATCAAAAGCGCCTGTTTATAGGACTCTGCAACAGCAAAAAGGAATCTTGGGATAGGATGATCTGCCTGGAGTGCGCGCTGAATATCTGAAATTTCATGGAGCTCCTTCTCGTAACTATTAGCAGAGACAGAAAAAGATGGAAGTACTACTTTCTTCTCTCTCATAGACCCCAAAAACGAGTCGCTCACAGATTTAGGCCACTGAAGCTCTGCTAGAATCTCAAGACTCTTTCCAAATTGAAACAATTTGCGATCA
This window of the bacterium genome carries:
- a CDS encoding DUF1704 domain-containing protein, with protein sequence MKAHEESWKEADRKLFQFGKSLEILAELQWPKSVSDSFLGSMREKKVVLPSFSVSANSYEKELHEISDIQRALQADHPIPRFLFAVAESYKQALLMLASKGKSDFTTYSIALFGSTRSNDDPKARET